One Bradysia coprophila strain Holo2 chromosome X unlocalized genomic scaffold, BU_Bcop_v1 contig_125, whole genome shotgun sequence genomic region harbors:
- the LOC119067613 gene encoding aladin, which yields MVSLQDFSYFPKPGEVSLYEKDGQLCSLPAAEIDLTNFSGSLSSYPDINVSRELCNHSSSSHDDNKTVLIPVHEPLIKKLTRTFIENGFVAALEKAANSETDTKAVVVSVARFALRIVNMCKTVQYYYHPYRRDHGVFSISKYAQTREWSRSLIRVIRWHPNVFKLAVAACDDSIRIYTDDRAMVVLLKNILQKCVTTMAWRPLTHNELAVGCENGILIWNVTNVRTGKPITKFIHLTHRNHSPIISIEWDKTGNLLASASTIDSDILIWNPDLQTSEPLKRVGPPSSLLKFSPNGSRLFASTVGTVFRVWNTQNWMPERWTVPRGTIQSAVWSPCSGYLLFVTSEEPILYSLQFIEQQLFATASLAKQALPIADLSTIKTSGRMDIGGIPQSLAWDAKGQHLAVSFKDCPAIALFLTSVTKTNISIASDCFLVGVGTAFPSYICFQECFPETHPDKPQSVLTIGWSSGVVQYFPFI from the exons ATGGTGTCCCTACAAGACTTTTCATACTTCCCAAAGCCGGGAGAAGTTTCGCTGTATGAGAAAGATGGACAATTGTGTTCATTACCCGCCGCCGAGATAGACCTAACCAACTTCTCTGGCAGT TTATCCTCTTATCCGGACATTAATGTCAGCCGGGAGCTATGCAATCATTCGTCATCATCCCATGACGACAACAAAACAGTTTTAATACCAG TGCACGAACCGTTGATCAAGAAATTGACACGGACATTCATCGAGAATGGATTCGTAGCAGCATTGGAAAAGGCAGCCAATTCTGAGACGGACACAAAAGCCGTTGTGGTTTCGGTGGCTAGATTCGCATTGCGTATTGTCAATATGTGCAAAACGGTTCAGTATTACTATCATCCGTACCGGAGAGATCACGGTGTGTTTAGCATATCGAAATATGCACAGACACGGGAGTGGTCGAGAAGCTTGATTCGGGTGATACGATGGCATCCGAACGTTTTCAAATTGGCTGTAGCTGCTTGCGATGATAGCATCAGAATTTACACGGATGACAGGGCAATGGTTGTCCTTTTAAAG AACATtcttcaaaaatgtgttacaacCATGGCGTGGCGTCCACTAACACACAATGAATTGGCTGTTGGGTGTGAAAATGGCATACTTATCTGGAATGTAACCAATGTGCGTACAGGGAAGCCGATcacaaaattcattcatttaacaCA TCGCAATCACTCACCAATTATATCCATCGAATGGGACAAGACTGGCAACCTGCTTGCTTCAGCCAGCACTATCGATTCGGACATTTTAATTTGGAATCCCGATCTGCAGACCAGCGAACCATTAAAGCGTGTCGGACCGCCATCGTCGCTTCTCAAGTTTTCACCGAATGGATCTCGTCTGTTCGCATCAACTGTCGGTACAGTGTTCCGAGTGTGGAATACGCAAAACTGGATGCCAGAACGGTGGACTGTTCCGCGCGGAACGATCCAATCGGCCGTTTGGTCACCGTGCAGTGGTTATTTACTGTTCGTGACCAGCGAAGAGCCAATTCTGTACAGTCTTCAGTTTATCGAACAGCAACTGTTTGCAA CCGCCTCCCTTGCCAAGCAAGCTCTACCCATAGCCGATTTATCGACAATAAAGACTTCCGGTCGGATGGATATTGGTGGCATACCGCAGAGTTTGGCTTGGGACGCAAAGGGTCAACATCTGGCCGTTTCGTTCAAGGATTGTCCGGCAATAGCTCTGTTCTTAACCTCAGTTACCAAGACCAATATAAGCATTGCATCGGACTGTTTCCTCGTTGGCGTTGGCACCGCATTTCCATCGTACATTTGTTTCCAAGAGTGTTTCCCCGAAACGCATCCAGATAAGCCACAATCTGTGTTGACCATCGGCTGGTCCAGTGGCGTAGTTCAATATTTCCCATTCATTTGA